One Arachis hypogaea cultivar Tifrunner chromosome 2, arahy.Tifrunner.gnm2.J5K5, whole genome shotgun sequence genomic window, GATATCTGTGTTACACCAGaaactttttcaatttaaacAAGTTTAATATCAATTAATCCACGGATAAAGACAAGTATACCTCCATATCTTTAAGCAAGGTttctattattaatattcgaactctattattaaaaatttaattaatatgtacGATTTGAAAAACTATAACTATAGATAGCATGTCTCCACATGTTTAATAAGTGCTTATTATAATTAAGAGTATCAGAGCTAAGCTATAATATAGAATGAACATTCTAATACTTAacagaaaaaatatttatatatattaatttgtaaAGATTTTGAATTCACTTAAAAATATTTGTCTAATTTTTGGTTAATACTCTTTTGATTCTCTAGTATTGCtctatttgtttatattttaaacgtatcggtacgtataaatttatcatcATATCATAACAAACAcctaaataatttgattaattttattaaattttcatctaaaaattgtcagatatcaacttcacgtgaagtgaATTTTACATGAACTTTCACctaatttatatctatatttattacaatttttatacataaattaatataatttatatcatACCGGCTAAAATTAGAATCAGGAATTTCGCAAGTGTTTATTCCCTTCCCTTGTTCGATTCTCTCTCTTTTCCCCTAATAACAATTCGAAATGTTAATTTCCCTTCGAATTTCACTCTTATCTTTACTCTTATTCTCGTCGCTCCTCTTCATTTCTTCACCGATTCTCGCCAAATCCCGTTACCCAGTTTCCGTACGCACCTTCTCCCCTCTAAATTCTTCAATTTGAATaccttttttatcctatttattgcttattttgaattttgtttgtgatttcatatgtatatgtatatgcagGATGCTGAAGTGAGGCAGAAGAAGCTTCAGTGCTATACTGATATTGACAGGTTGGTGTTTTCACTTTGTCttctttaattaaatttataaaaatattaccaaaatagaaaatatttagtTGTCAAGTAAAAGTGGAAGGTGATGTTTTGTTAGCTGTTGTATATTAATTCATATGCTATTGTAATGAAGCACAGTTGCTTTGAATTTTAGTGCTATTCTGAGATTTAACATGTGCAATTTGGTTTCTCCATTTTAGGGTAAGGGTTTCCTTTTTTACATTAGGACTAGTAATTATGTTTCATACTCACTGCTTACTTGGTCATTTGAAAGAATGAATTTGATTGGATGACAATATAAGTGTATTCCTAgtaaactcttttttttaaaaattattttcttgaatATTTAATTAGGTTTTGTAGAATATTTGTGGAGTTTTGGTGACTATTGTTGATTTGCATTTGGTACTTGGTGACTGCCATGTTTGGTGTTaggcatttttctttgttttcttggatGTTTGTTTTGGATTTGagaatatatttgatatttgGCAACTGTTGATTCACATttgtggtttttattttattttgtgataGTGGGATATGGGGCTGGCAATGCAAATCATCTAACATAGCAAGGGAGAATTGTGCCTTGCGATGCCTTTCGCCGTCTTGTTATGAGCTTATATACGAGAGTGACCCGGTGAGGCGAAATTCTGCATGATAACCTTTTTGAGTTTCTGATAGTATCGAGATTCATGCTTGTTCTTACGTATTGGAGATTCTTTCTATTGTGTTTTTATGTGTAGCTTGAAGAGGGAGAAAAGGACTTCATTCGAGGCCAAGAGTACAAATACTGTATGCATAGGTATGCTCAGATTCTACAACCTGATGctgattatatttatttattttatttatttttaatttttttatgagttaGCAAAAGAGTTGTTCTGCAATGTTGGAGCCATGGCATTATGCTTGTGGGGTCATAGACTTTTCAATTTTATGTTTAGTTACTGTCTTATTCCTTTCCATAAAATGAATATTCTGCTTTCACATTAGAAATTTTTAAGACAAAGATGCAGAAAAATAAACAGAGaatactagtttattataaacaGTTTCTTGATTGGATGTAAGTCCTTTTAGGTTTTGGTGATTAGCcaacattaaaaatatttaatatggcTGACATACGGTTGTAAAAATTATGAGTGACAAATtagttttgttgttttttttttttttcataaaagcaACTCGTACTTTTCTTTAGGGATATTTGACCATAGTGATTGAATTAGAAAAAGCCACTGTTTCATAAGAAAAGCCACCTTATCATTCCAGAGGGAGTTATAGTTCCTAGGGAAGGCCAGATTCATAACTGATGAGAGAAATTTGAATGGTCTGTTGGAGTTTTGACCTATAGTGGGAGGTATCATTCCTTGATGCTACTTCTACATCTTTACAGGGTCTAGTTGTTACTATTCTAAGTGTTGTACCTgttctccttgtcatggtgtaTCAAAAGAAGCCGAGAACTTTAGATTTTGAACTTTTTACGTGTGTACTTCTATTTTTAAAAGCTTTTCTTTTATAAGTAGATCCTTGGTTCCTTTTTTAAGTGCATGACGTTTTGTCTTTCTTCCTTATTTCGTTGATGCTCACTATAAAGGAAATACTGATAATCAGATATGTTGTGAATAATCTGTCCCTGTATTGTATACCAATATTTTATCCCTGTATTTACACTTCTGACTGCAAGTGCATAATGCATTGGAAGGTTTTATATTTTAGCAGTATGGGTTCTAGTCACATACTACCGAGGAAAAGAGTATAAGCTTTTGGTTGTTCACTTTGAAAACTAATGGTTCTCTATTCAGTATTTATTATCATGTGTCTCTTATGCTATAGTATTTCTCAGAAGGAAATGCATTATAACAGATATCATAAATAAGAGTAGAATGCAGAAAATGTGACCTCTCTCTCAAATCTTAGTATAACTCAAAATCTTTTAGATTTATGGTTTTGCTCCCCGAAAAAAAAAACACTCTAAAGTGAGAAAAATAGTAAAGTGATAAAGTAAGAGATTAATTACTATTGaatttgtaactttattataTGTTAGTTTTACTATCTTAATTTAAGAGTGATTAAACACTTATTTTCTCATTTTACCAACTTTCTCACTTTAGAGATGGGTaggaaaaagataaataagattgaGAGATTTGCTTCTTAAACTCATACCTATATACTGAATACTTTAGAACCAAAAACTTATTAaactcacttttatttatttaagttggTGATTTGCTTTGTAGCTACATGGCATGTATGGAGCAAGCTTTTGTCCTAATATTTTCCCCTATATCGCAGGTTGTCCTTGGGAGAGAGCCTTGAGGGTGTCAAGGGTGCATTTGATCACTAGCCATTGTATTAATTCTGAATTGAAGGCACAAGCTACGTACGGCTTATGGCAAATTGGCGAATTCACACTAAGAAAAGAACTTCATATCATATGCTATTAAGAAGAATGTCATGGAACCTTGAGAAACTTTCTgtgattaaattattaaaaagggaaaaaatgcaAATGCGTATTGTCATAGTTTCGGCTTATTAGTTTGTATGAAAAAGTTGTTTATTGTCAAGAATGAAAGTATATAATTATAAACTCtggattattataaattattgctATGTAATTTAGTTTTATTACCATAAAACTAATATACCGTTGCtaatattttacaaaataaataaaattcatataataaataatattatatgaaattgTTTATCAACGCATTTATATTgttttatatcaataatttataAACGTGTAAAACAGGTAATTGAGTGAGTTTAAAAATAATGGTGCGTGTATGGAAAATTGAGtaaaaaatagatatgattaatgTTAAAATATTTGAAAGACTAGCTAACAGAGTGTAAAGTTTAGAAATCATTTAGACTAGTGGTTCCAATAAGATCAACTTGTTCTTTCTATTTAGAAatcatttaaatttgtttttatatttgaattaatattaatgaattacttaattaattttattaaaaatattatttcctaaaatttttctgtaatttttacaTTGTTAATTAGTCAAACTGATGAAAGGATTAACTTGATCtacaatataaaattatatgattaattttaaaaGGTGAAAACATTCATACCTAGTTATTTTTATCTGAatttgatagttaaaaattatttgataataatttaattaaatatgttaaatcATCTAAACGGTTAACTGTTAAATCAACTATTAACTTTACATGAAGATaattatatgtgacaaaaataaTCTCAAAAAGATGCTAACGACAAATaatctctaaaaaatttaaaaatacaacaaaagatctagatattaaatatatagtctaaaaaaattttagagattAGATTTTGATACAATCTTttgcaaatattattaaaaaaataaaatctttttattttaaaagtttaataattttatatctaGGTGATTTtgtttaaaaacttttttattgttaatgacaaatttttttaaaaaataaaaaaaattaaagatcaaattttacttcaaaattttttagatactttttaaatatttatttaaatattaccacaatatttcaaatcaaataaataaattatttaaaaaatacaaataaatttttttacctaaaaaaatataatatttattagaataattatccAATTCGGTctctaaagattttaaaaacgaatattttaatctctaaaaaaaattaatatacagatcaatCCCTATCGTTTTTTCCGTCAGACATATCAGTCTCCAGTCTATTTTCTGGCATAACTCATCAACAAAGATTGCTGACTTGACACGTTAAGTCACGTACGTTGCCGTTAACTGTTCACGTATGCGAGTAAGACAAAACAGTCCATCGGCTTGTTAATAAAAACGTCGCCGTATCCAAAATACTTCTCCTTTATCGTTCTTCATCATTGAAGGTCTCATGAAACCCTAGTTCTTCATTTGCAGGAATTGACACATCCAGGTTCAGTTTTGATGATGCCAAATAGAGGAAGTTCGTCTTCTTCGAAATGCCATGGAGGGAGACACAGTTTTTCCAGTAGTAGTGATCTCGTACATGGTGATGTGAAGAGTCTGAGAAACGTTGAAATCACGAAAGAACAATACTCAAAATGCTTATGCAGtttgtatataataatttttattccaaaaactcatgaaaattcGAACAGGTTATTTTTTAGATTTCCACTATATAAGGTAAACAATTGTTGACattctaattagttaaaataaaaaaaattgtgttgaaTAATGTTTGTGAAATAGGCAGAAAAAAATTCTCTCGCTGTAAGTTCTTTGCATGAGCTGGCTAGATTTTTGATATCCACTTTAATGATGATGTTGTGGAGGTCATGTCTAGTGCAAAATTGGTTGCAAATGTGTCACCCATTTGTGAGATTGAAGATGTTAGTTTGGGACAGAAACTAATAAAGTTACATAGTAGAATTATATGTTAGAGGTTCATCAAAATATAATCCTAAAAATTAATTCCAAGAGTAGAGATTTTAATGTAGTatctatttttatgattttagcatTGTTAGTTTTGGCCATGATAGGGGTTATTATTGCCTTGTAAGAGATTTAGAGTTGGAGGTATGTGTAAGCTTGCTTTTAGTTCAATATTTAAATGCTATTTCGATGAAGTTGCAAAAAAATTTGTAACGATTTTTTGAATTACATGATAgtaaattaaagcaagtttttgTAATATGTATgcttgttaaaaaaattttcattgcaTTATTAATCAAAGCGTAATCACCTAATGATTTCTCATCTAATGTTATTTATATGTGAAGTTGATACAAATTATAAAGATAGTTACAAATAAATGGGAACAACATAATACACCATTATTTTTAATGCGAAAAATTTGGAAACCAAAATAATTTAGTCATAATTagccaaaaaaattttatttgactttatttatataatttttttacattttgatttttttatcttaCTCTTTTATTACTCAACTTATCACATTATATTCTTAACTATTAGACGGtaacatatcatatattaatAAGaccttttataatttgattttcatatatattattacattAAAGACTAATCATAATAATATACTTTAAATGTCACTAATGttaattgatttttctttgtAACCACTAATTTATTGTTTCCTTATTGTTTCACTGTACCTACATAATATTATAGAGGTTGGAATAATCTAaattttaattgtcattaattttaattattttttttgtagtaactaatttattatctcACTTACGTAAtatttgtttcatattttttaaagtgaaataataatttattctgattttttaacacacatatttttaaaatttatcataattggatttaaaaatatcaaatacttaaattaatttattcaattaataaatttactcataacatccataatttcatacacataacatccataatttcatattaataacattAATAATTTCATActcataatatttataattttatagatatgatgtttatgattaataaatttttacaattaatattactAAATTTCAAACTATGtgtcttattatattttttaaattattatctcatatgtgcactaatggattataattttaattattttaatattttttatttaatattcatatgtatgtttattaattaattttaatatagtgagttaataattattttaaaaaatttatttttaatttttatttatattttatattttattttttattttctaatagtctatatgtaaaatataaattgtatAGTAGAAGACTAgaagttgttaaaattttttaatttaatattcataattttatatgtataataacatctataattttaaacatataatatttataattaatgaatttgtgtcaatttattatttattattttattttgtaggttaaaaactaataattttagacatttttaataaatagagactaatcaaatataaaatatttttattttttataaaatgtttaAATGTGATTTGAGATTTTTCTaggattaaaaatatcaaaatttaaaatttttatttgaaaaaaattgtagAATTATGAATGtaataataatgaaagagtattttttttagatttaattcACATTAAACTTAGAATTGACTTTTAGTGTaattaaataagaaattaaaagatagttataaaaaaaattaaatgtgttAATTAAGTCCGAAGAGTGATTTACACTCTCTTATAAATGTAAATATTATTGatcatgtatttttatttattgtctatAATATTTTGACTACCTAACATTATTCTTCCAATACTAAATAAACCATTGTagatgttgtaaaataaataaggaagaagtaataaaataaaatataaatagaaaaatactactATCAGTATTTACCAATACTattatattactataaaaataatatattaatattatattaatagtatgtaaagaaagaaagtaaaaaaGTGCTTTAtataagaaaagagagagagaaagtatttACTTTATTATTGCTGTATGTAAAAAGCATCTCATGATGCCTTCTATTTATACATATAAAGTGTCTTCATTTTCAACCTTCATTTATTGGATTTTGTCTTGTAAAGTGATTCATTCAGTCTTGAGAAAAGATAGCCACCCAAGACATACGTGGTCATCTAtctttatcacaacactcccccttagaTGACAATTTAGGATTataccttactaaagaaaaattcactgggaaaaaaaccttagtgaaggaaaaagagtacaaaatcctttgtgatggggactgcctcattaaaaactttgtcaagaaaaatccaatggaaaaaaaacctgttaaatatatatatcaaAGCATTTTAATAATCTGTTCATGTATTGCTAAGACATATACGAAGtatatatattacaaatttttaatcaATTCTTCCTAGATTAACAATAGAAGCCTCCTTTCCAATCCTCCATTAGAGCGATAGGACTTTTAGAGTTATCATCTTCGGATTTTACAGTTTCTTTAGGAGGCACACGATCCGTTATTTTCTCATTGTAAAGCTCTAATAACGTTACTTTCATGTTGTGCTCTGCATTCTAAGCCTCCAATATATCGAACATCGGTTTCACAGCTCCGGAGATGACACCAGCATCACTCGGCAATTCGCCATTCTGCACGATGAAGAGCACATAATGATAATTGGAtttcaatataaaatatttgagcAGACATAAAAAGCagttaaaacaagaaaatattgAATATCTCCTGCATCGCCGATATCTCTTGCACTATTGGTATTTCCAGTTGGGGGTGTTTTATATGAATTTCTCAAAAAGAGGAACATTTCAAGCAACGAATTTCCTGTTAAAAATAAGAATATTCATTACCAGCCAATACATGATTTCAAAAAAGGGTAAGTCAAGAGACATTATAACTACCCAGGCATCGAGTCATAAGCCTGCACCACTCTCTCATAATACATAAAGAGATTGATACACGATTTTAATGGTGGGATTAAATAATTGGTGATAgttattcaccaatttataatgttaatattaaagaaaaga contains:
- the LOC112731847 gene encoding uncharacterized protein; the protein is MLISLRISLLSLLLFSSLLFISSPILAKSRYPVSDAEVRQKKLQCYTDIDSGIWGWQCKSSNIARENCALRCLSPSCYELIYESDPLEEGEKDFIRGQEYKYCMHRLSLGESLEGVKGAFDH